The following proteins are encoded in a genomic region of Montipora foliosa isolate CH-2021 chromosome 10, ASM3666993v2, whole genome shotgun sequence:
- the LOC137973310 gene encoding calcyphosin-like protein isoform X2: MITNRGNRELMRKAAKQTKFQDPVESLRIKCFARGASGILGLGRVFRIMDDDQNRTLDFNEFKKGITEYGLNLEPKEMKEMFSAFDKDGSGLIDFDEFLIALRPPMSKARKDVINEAFNKLDKTGDQQITVEDLRGVYNVKSHPKYQNGEMTEDQIFRKFLNTFEVGSNEIDGTITRDEFMNYYAGVSASIDNDAYFLLMMKSAYKL; the protein is encoded by the exons ATGATCACAAATCGAGGTAATCGCGAGTTGATGCGAAAAGCTGCCAAACAGACCAAGTTCCAAGATCCTGTTGAATCTTTGCGTATAAAATGTTTTGCTCGTGGTGCAAGCGGGATTCTAGGATTGGGAAG GGTTTTCAGAATTATGGATGATGACCAGAATCGCACATTAGATTTCAATGAATTTAAAAAGGGCATAACTGAGTATGGTCTTAATTTGGAGCCAAAG GAAATGAAAGAGATGTTTAGTGCCTTTGACAAAGATGGCAGTGGTCTCATTGACTTTGATGAGTTTCTTATTGCTCTAAGA CCTCCAATGAGCAAAGCAAGGAAAGATGTAATAAATGAAGCATTCAATAAATTGGATAAAACAGGAGATCAACAGATAACAGTTGAGGATCTAAGAGG AGTATATAATGTCAAGTCACACCCAAAATACCAAAATGGTGAAATGACGGAGGATCAGATCTTTAGGAAGTTTTTGAACACTTTTGAAGTAGGCAGTAATGAGATTGATGGAACG ATAACTAGAGATGAATTTATGAACTACTATGCTGGAGTCAGTGCATCCATAGACAACGATGCTTATTTTCTTCTAATGATGAAAAGTGCCTAcaaactttga
- the LOC137973310 gene encoding calcyphosin-like protein isoform X1, with protein MRGRHIYFSFANNNKMAATYRSDSQMKHKCKKVLNSKGTIDPVERLRLQCLSRGSAGIKGIGRVFRIMDDDQNRTLDFNEFKKGITEYGLNLEPKEMKEMFSAFDKDGSGLIDFDEFLIALRPPMSKARKDVINEAFNKLDKTGDQQITVEDLRGVYNVKSHPKYQNGEMTEDQIFRKFLNTFEVGSNEIDGTITRDEFMNYYAGVSASIDNDAYFLLMMKSAYKL; from the exons ATGCGAGGTCGCCATATTTACTTTTCCTTTGCAAATAACAACAAAATGGCAGCGACTTACCGTTCAGATTCACAAAtgaaacacaagtgcaaaaagGTGCTAAATAGTAAAGGAACCATAGACCCAGTTGAAAGATTGAGATTGCAATGTTTAAGTCGAGGTTCAGCTGGTATCAAAGGGATTGGAAG GGTTTTCAGAATTATGGATGATGACCAGAATCGCACATTAGATTTCAATGAATTTAAAAAGGGCATAACTGAGTATGGTCTTAATTTGGAGCCAAAG GAAATGAAAGAGATGTTTAGTGCCTTTGACAAAGATGGCAGTGGTCTCATTGACTTTGATGAGTTTCTTATTGCTCTAAGA CCTCCAATGAGCAAAGCAAGGAAAGATGTAATAAATGAAGCATTCAATAAATTGGATAAAACAGGAGATCAACAGATAACAGTTGAGGATCTAAGAGG AGTATATAATGTCAAGTCACACCCAAAATACCAAAATGGTGAAATGACGGAGGATCAGATCTTTAGGAAGTTTTTGAACACTTTTGAAGTAGGCAGTAATGAGATTGATGGAACG ATAACTAGAGATGAATTTATGAACTACTATGCTGGAGTCAGTGCATCCATAGACAACGATGCTTATTTTCTTCTAATGATGAAAAGTGCCTAcaaactttga
- the LOC137973308 gene encoding protein FAM151B-like isoform X2, with protein sequence MYVAQAVTSLKFFSGTALVFLSEISLLSVGVQGMEGRVGASMTDIQKFFDVSDASEVTWAHAVNSQEKLQEALAGEVMMIEADVLLRDDDGIPIMAHPPSTDSDLSLVEFVKAVLATRKGIKLDFKTTAVVEPSLKILWEEMNSLHQHTSTPVWLNADILLGPCRFACNAVDPHIFLSLCTKFFPSATLSVGWKTDFYLKGDDHYEWPMVQQMKNLLAKINQPVTFPVRAKVIGKSMEQMLWLLSLSNKNTLTIWSTTFDNPNTKDLVALHRKVADKKRLFYDLPVDQHTKFLEELKFEA encoded by the exons ATGTATGTTGCACAAGCTGTCACGTCACTGAAGTTCTTTTCCGGAACAGCCTTGGTTTTTCTCTCGGAAATATCGCTCCTG TCTGTAGGAGTCCAGGGAATGGAAGGCAGAGTGGGAGCTTCCATGAcagatatacaaaaatttttcgatgtatctgaTGCTTCAGAGGTCACTTGGGCACATGCAGTCAACAGTCAAGAAAAGCTGCAAGAGGCACTAGCTGGAGAG gtTATGATGATTGAAGCAGATGTATTACTAAGAGACGATGATGGGATACCTATCATGGCTCACCCACCCAGTACAGACAGCGACCTGTCACTTGTCGAGTTTGTTAAAGCAGTTCTTGCGACTCGTAAAGGCATCAAACTGGATTTCAAAACAACGGCTGTGGTTGAACCTTCACTAAAAATCCTCTGGGAGGAAATGAATTCTCTGCACCAACACACATCCACTCCAGTGTGGCTGAATGCTGACATCTTGCTTGGTCCTTGCAGATTTGCATGTAATGCTGTAGATCCACATATTTTCTTATCGCTTTGTACCAAGTTCTTCCCCTCCGCAACCCTTTCAGTCGGTTGGAAAACAGACTTTTATCTTAAAGGAGATGATCATTATGAATGGCCCATGGTTCAGcaaatgaaaaacttgctagccAAGATTAATCAACCAGTCACCTTTCCAGTCAGGGCAAAGGTAATAGGGAAGTCCATGGAACAGATGTTATGGCTCTTGAGTCTCTCTAATAAGAACACACTTACAATTTGGTCTACAACCTTTGACAATCCAAATACTAAGGACTTGGTTGCTCTGCACAGAAAGGTTGCAGATAAAAAAAGGCTATTTTATGATCTTCCCGTTGATCAGCATACAAAGTTCTTGGAGGAGCTCAAGTTTGAGGCATGA
- the LOC137973308 gene encoding protein FAM151B-like isoform X3 has translation MEGRVGASMTDIQKFFDVSDASEVTWAHAVNSQEKLQEALAGEVMMIEADVLLRDDDGIPIMAHPPSTDSDLSLVEFVKAVLATRKGIKLDFKTTAVVEPSLKILWEEMNSLHQHTSTPVWLNADILLGPCRFACNAVDPHIFLSLCTKFFPSATLSVGWKTDFYLKGDDHYEWPMVQQMKNLLAKINQPVTFPVRAKVIGKSMEQMLWLLSLSNKNTLTIWSTTFDNPNTKDLVALHRKVADKKRLFYDLPVDQHTKFLEELKFEA, from the exons ATGGAAGGCAGAGTGGGAGCTTCCATGAcagatatacaaaaatttttcgatgtatctgaTGCTTCAGAGGTCACTTGGGCACATGCAGTCAACAGTCAAGAAAAGCTGCAAGAGGCACTAGCTGGAGAG gtTATGATGATTGAAGCAGATGTATTACTAAGAGACGATGATGGGATACCTATCATGGCTCACCCACCCAGTACAGACAGCGACCTGTCACTTGTCGAGTTTGTTAAAGCAGTTCTTGCGACTCGTAAAGGCATCAAACTGGATTTCAAAACAACGGCTGTGGTTGAACCTTCACTAAAAATCCTCTGGGAGGAAATGAATTCTCTGCACCAACACACATCCACTCCAGTGTGGCTGAATGCTGACATCTTGCTTGGTCCTTGCAGATTTGCATGTAATGCTGTAGATCCACATATTTTCTTATCGCTTTGTACCAAGTTCTTCCCCTCCGCAACCCTTTCAGTCGGTTGGAAAACAGACTTTTATCTTAAAGGAGATGATCATTATGAATGGCCCATGGTTCAGcaaatgaaaaacttgctagccAAGATTAATCAACCAGTCACCTTTCCAGTCAGGGCAAAGGTAATAGGGAAGTCCATGGAACAGATGTTATGGCTCTTGAGTCTCTCTAATAAGAACACACTTACAATTTGGTCTACAACCTTTGACAATCCAAATACTAAGGACTTGGTTGCTCTGCACAGAAAGGTTGCAGATAAAAAAAGGCTATTTTATGATCTTCCCGTTGATCAGCATACAAAGTTCTTGGAGGAGCTCAAGTTTGAGGCATGA
- the LOC137973308 gene encoding protein FAM151B-like isoform X1 yields the protein MGLAIAAKLVALTLFFLMIWYIWTLVDVKSYKSVGVQGMEGRVGASMTDIQKFFDVSDASEVTWAHAVNSQEKLQEALAGEVMMIEADVLLRDDDGIPIMAHPPSTDSDLSLVEFVKAVLATRKGIKLDFKTTAVVEPSLKILWEEMNSLHQHTSTPVWLNADILLGPCRFACNAVDPHIFLSLCTKFFPSATLSVGWKTDFYLKGDDHYEWPMVQQMKNLLAKINQPVTFPVRAKVIGKSMEQMLWLLSLSNKNTLTIWSTTFDNPNTKDLVALHRKVADKKRLFYDLPVDQHTKFLEELKFEA from the exons ATGGGGCTTGCGATTGCAGCTAAACTTGTAGCCTTAACGTTATTCTTTCTGATGATATGGTACATCTGGACCTTGGTTGACGTGAAAAGTTACAAG TCTGTAGGAGTCCAGGGAATGGAAGGCAGAGTGGGAGCTTCCATGAcagatatacaaaaatttttcgatgtatctgaTGCTTCAGAGGTCACTTGGGCACATGCAGTCAACAGTCAAGAAAAGCTGCAAGAGGCACTAGCTGGAGAG gtTATGATGATTGAAGCAGATGTATTACTAAGAGACGATGATGGGATACCTATCATGGCTCACCCACCCAGTACAGACAGCGACCTGTCACTTGTCGAGTTTGTTAAAGCAGTTCTTGCGACTCGTAAAGGCATCAAACTGGATTTCAAAACAACGGCTGTGGTTGAACCTTCACTAAAAATCCTCTGGGAGGAAATGAATTCTCTGCACCAACACACATCCACTCCAGTGTGGCTGAATGCTGACATCTTGCTTGGTCCTTGCAGATTTGCATGTAATGCTGTAGATCCACATATTTTCTTATCGCTTTGTACCAAGTTCTTCCCCTCCGCAACCCTTTCAGTCGGTTGGAAAACAGACTTTTATCTTAAAGGAGATGATCATTATGAATGGCCCATGGTTCAGcaaatgaaaaacttgctagccAAGATTAATCAACCAGTCACCTTTCCAGTCAGGGCAAAGGTAATAGGGAAGTCCATGGAACAGATGTTATGGCTCTTGAGTCTCTCTAATAAGAACACACTTACAATTTGGTCTACAACCTTTGACAATCCAAATACTAAGGACTTGGTTGCTCTGCACAGAAAGGTTGCAGATAAAAAAAGGCTATTTTATGATCTTCCCGTTGATCAGCATACAAAGTTCTTGGAGGAGCTCAAGTTTGAGGCATGA
- the LOC137973307 gene encoding ribitol-5-phosphate transferase FKTN-like, with amino-acid sequence MKQRVFSQRWIILVLLLVISLSFLFLQLLSLKAIDNTLISRLKVVESLQRLLLLRDHGQKNVVLRHLKIFGEVSREHGMPIFLFHPLNSSLSAQNSNVLQGDPCELLCKHQGFVFGVINSEWQRRPMRQLPTVMSQFRFNLHSRGFHAICHNVQEPWFDSSEDFLDIKLIVSSCSISLDNILIELLIFYDRQSYLWHGPLQRDTATKIKFTMFSGAYGRFSFENTIINGLRLRVPADPRKLASEQNHSRFTGCNLTNAQRFYSKYGRDISPDAVLFKKRAFQVLSSAASVLEHLGVRFWLSSGTCLGWFRQCDIIPHSKDVDIGIWIKDYNPLLISEFKTNGLVLKHRFGRVEDSFELSFRNEEDYVKLDIFFFYEENDHMWNGGTQAKSGRKFKYTFPKFTLCWTEFLELKVRVPCETESYVMANYGNDWQVPIKEWNWKESPPNVRENGIWNEEDWGEVIQLF; translated from the exons ATGAAACAGAGAGTATTTTCCCAACGTTGGATTATTCTTGTTCTGCTTTTAGTGATTTCTTTGAGCTTCCTCTTCCTGCAGCTTTTATCCTTGAAAGCAATCGATAACACG ttgaTTTCAAGGCTCAAAGTTGTTGAAAGTCTTCAAAGATTACTCCTGTTGAGAGACCATGGCCAGAAGAATGTTGTACTG AgacatttgaaaatatttggaGAAGTTAGTAGAGAACATGGAATGCCAATATTCTTGTTTCATCCACTGAATTCCTCACTATCGGCACAGAATTCAAATGTGTTACAAGGTGATCCATGTGAACTACTTTGTAAACACCAAGGCTTTGTATTTGGTGTCATAAATTCAGAATGGCAGAGGAGGCCAATGCGTCAACTACCAACAGTGATG TCCCAGTTTAGATTTAACCTTCATTCAAGAGGTTTCCATGCCATTTGCCACAATGTTCAAGAGCCGTGGTTTGATTCAAGCGAagactttttggatatcaaacTTATTGTTTCATCATGCAGCATATCACTGGATAACATCCTCATAGAGCTGTTGATATTTTATGACAGACAGTCTTATTTGTGGCATGGACCACTTCAAAGAGATACAGCAACCAAGATCAAGTTTACAATGTTCTCTGGAGCATATGGCAG GTTCTCTTTTGAAAACACAATCATCAATGGATTGAGGCTGAGAGTTCCAGCTGATCCACGTAAGCTGGCTTCTGAGCAAAACCATTCACGCTTCACTGGTTGTAACCTTACAAATGCCCAACGGTTTTACAGTAAATATGGCAGAGACATTTCACCAGATGCTGTTCTGTTTAAGAAGAGAGCATTTCAAGTCCTTTCTTCCGCAGCTAGTGTTTTGGAACACCTTGGTGTCAGGTTCTGGCTCAGCAGTGGAACTTGTTTAG GTTGGTTCAGGCAGTGTGATATCATTCCCCACAGCAAAGATGTTGATATTGGAATTTGGATCAAGGATTACAACCCTCTCTTAATATCTGAGTTCAAGACTAATGGATTGGTGTTAAAACACAGATTTGGTCGA GTCGAAGACAGCTTTGAGTTGTCCTTCAGGAACGAGGAGGATTATGTCAAATtagacattttctttttttatgagGAGAACGATCACATGTGGAACGGGGGAACCCAAGCAAAGAGTGGGAGAAAATTCAA GTACACCTTTCCAAAATTTACTCTGTGTTGGACGGAGTTTCTGGAACTTAAAGTCCGTGTTCCTTGTGAAACAGAGTCTTACGTCATGGCAAATTATGGAAATGACTGGCAGGTGCCAATCAAAGAATGGAACTGGAAAGAAAGCCCGCCGAACGTACGAGAGAATGGCATCTGGAATGAAGAAGACTGGGGCGAGGTTATACAGCTTTTTTGA
- the LOC137973309 gene encoding uncharacterized protein: MAERNDVVKLDWNFEGWKDKTKAIKEEFKRQSEANEIFFVKNAKEINLAQFQESNIYTFGIMGLTGVAVVNLLRRIIMEYREKDSGPFLLKFAADKKFKVELMPTALCPGHGLIKLVGRLKYYDYPEMCSLLSKSGVTNKGLGDMCYKLNTKGMKSALFNAVSPMNELHFMSLFEIARRLVRDSNGKPITTEPALDLLPSGVIIGRMIELLRVEKDAVLSYEKVFGAQQELNWVSEPNTILKRQRMQAINKLYFEKFVKGQESEVPFIRRFLEENKNGYIIKNLQGYLDELKEAFGEM; encoded by the coding sequence ATGGCCGAGAGAAACGACGTGGTCAAGTTGGATTGGAATTTCGAAGGATGGAAGGACAAAACAAAGGCCATAAAAGAAGAGTTCAAGAGACAAAGCGAAGctaatgaaatatttttcgttAAAAATGCTAAAGAGATCAACTTAGCCCAGTTTCAGGAGAGCAACATTTACACATTTGGAATCATGGGATTGACTGGAGTTGCTGTAGTAAATCTTCTGCGTCGTATTATCATGGAATATCGAGAAAAAGACAGCGGTCCTTTCTTGCTGAAATTCGCTGCtgacaaaaaattcaaagtggAGTTGATGCCAACTGCGCTTTGCCCGGGTCATGGGCTGATAAAGCTCGTTGGGCGATTAAAATACTACGATTACCCCGAAATGTGTTCTCTGCTGTCCAAAAGTGGGGTGACAAACAAAGGCCTCGGAGATATGTGTTACAAGTTAAACACCAAGGGTATGAagtcagctcttttcaacgctGTCAGCCCCATGAATGAACTTCATTTTATGTCACTATTCGAGATAGCGCGGAGGCTGGTTCGAGATTCCAACGGAAAACCAATTACCACGGAGCCCGCATTGGATCTGCTCCCATCCGGTGTCATCATTGGGCGTATGATCGAGTTACTAAGGGTGGAAAAAGACGCGGTGCTGAGCTATGAGAAGGTGTTTGGTGCCCAACAGGAGCTCAACTGGGTCTCTGAACCAAATACTATCCTAAAACGGCAGAGGATGCAAGCAATCAATAAACTGTATTTTGAAAAGTTCGTAAAAGGGCAAGAAAGTGAGGTTCCTTTCATTAGGAGATTTTTGGAGGAGAACAAGAACGGGTACATTATTAAAAATTTACAAGGATACCTTGACGAATTAAAAGAAGCATTTGGTGAAATGTGA
- the LOC137973311 gene encoding vimentin-type intermediate filament-associated coiled-coil protein-like has translation MDYSPAAIKEANHHIQGLMGRVHELEEQVKELSAELKKQNEAHAENLKILPLRMNQTMRQKDEEIAELKQKLKHSEATVEKLVREARERESIFLHAKNRSRVLDEILKHRDAFESILTCLSILDDSEYSSVPDERTMVENGIPRETDLLDSDEEDINGNTSLPITKGSGIGQSSSSVDFGASGTYRKEMLGQENPFRDVLSPSDEKPAPYFV, from the coding sequence ATGGATTATTCACCAGCCGCCATTAAAGAAGCAAATCATCACATTCAAGGGTTGATGGGACGAGTTCATGAACTAGAAGAACAAGTGAAAGAGCTCTCCGCTGAGCTAAAAAAGCAGAACGAAGCGCATGCAGAAAATTTAAAGATCCTTCCTCTTCGAATGAATCAGACAATGAGACAAAAGGATGAAGAAATAGCAGAACTGAAACAAAAACTTAAACACTCTGAAGCTACAGTCGAGAAGCTTGTCCGAGAGGCTAGGGAAAGAGAGTCAATTTTCCTGCACGCAAAAAATCGTTCAAGAGTGCTGGACGAGATCTTGAAACATCGCGATGCCTTTGAGAGTATCTTAACTTGCTTGAGTATTCTTGATGATTCTGAATATAGCTCGGTACCAGACGAGAGGACAATGGTAGAAAATGGTATACCAAGGGAGACTGATTTACTCGATAGTGACGAAGAAGATATCAATGGTAACACAAGTCTACCAATAACGAAAGGCAGTGGTATTGGACAAAGTTCATCCTCTGTCGATTTTGGAGCAAGTGGGACATACAGAAAAGAGATGTTGGGACAAGAAAATCCTTTTAGAGACGTTTTAAGTCCTTCTGACGAAAAACCAGCACCCTATTTTGTCTGA
- the LOC137973312 gene encoding uncharacterized protein, with the protein MAAVGASVNAGDFDSVLDLVHQQANKFFTGMQMGSSMPYSLEDAKTDLDGLSKLTDTLHEKLLSSGVNAIPLDSEMLQLDYQATVRKGHEEAENSRMTMQRVQTNCATLNKAMNMPRK; encoded by the exons ATGGCGGCTGTAGGTGCATCAGTGAATGCGGGCGATTTTGACTCTGTTTTGGACCTTGTACATCAGCAAGCTAATAAATTCTTCACAGGCAT GCAGATGGGTTCAAGCATGCCCTACTCCCTAGAGGATGCGAAAA CTGACCTTGATGGCTTGTCAAAGCTGACTGACACCCTTCACGAGAAGCTTCTGTCGTCAGGAGTGAATGCGATTCCCTTAGATTCTGAAATGCTTCAACTGGATTATCAAGCCACCGTAAGAAAAGGACACGAAGAAGCTGAAAACAGTAGAATGACAATGCAGAGGGTTCAAACAAACTGTGCCACACTCAATAAAGCCATGAATATGCcaaggaaataa
- the LOC137973304 gene encoding mucin-2-like isoform X2, which yields MKRIIIATALLVMHFASKCTASPTCDSRCSGDQGSCQTDGRCLCWWGWTGPNAKYITSGANKNRILADYCTIACHYTHDYRNPRCASIPTPAVCSVPVNKTSPAIPCDPNCGTGSYYGRGTCLSNGRCLCWWGWTGPNSCYVDGGTYNNRIVADSCVKACHYTHVYRNNSCITASTTSMPTTRQSTGSRTTMMLSTASPKCDSKCGGGQGICQADGCCLCWWGWTGPHAQYIILGPNKNRILADYCKTACHYTRDYPNPRCASIPTPHVCSVPINKTSPAIPCDPNCGTGSYYGRGTCMSNGRCLCWWGWTGPNSCYVDGGAYNNRIIADSCVKACHYTRVFRNYLCVTSAPTAVPSTQAPSTGSPTTIMLSTASPKCDSKCGGGQGICQADGRCLCWWGWTGPNATYIVSGPNKNRILADYCKTACHYTHDYQNPSCASIPTPQVCSVPVNKTSPAIPCDPNCGTGSYYGRGTCLSNGRCLCWWGWTGPNSCYVDGGTYNNRIIADSCVKACHYTHVFRNYLCVTSAPTAVPSTQAPSTGIPTTGNPSTVQPTTRHLTTEQPMTSNQPTGVSSTGIPTSEQTSTSQPLTSKPTTGQPSTRVSTTWNPTTEKVTTGRWSSTAQPSTAQPTAVTSGWPSTRKTPARSTTSSSTTKQMTSNVPETTVTTTMSPSTTGKTTSERVTTTTKAATTKETTVSSAPLTTTTAVPPTTALKTKTRRVISTTTIATTTQVATTAGPTEPPEPTEPPEPTEPPEPTEPTEPPGGILIRGMAPHQDMVQNDVDVDVGALRDEDKDNEKEGKKSFSPTGLVIILVVLLLCMLGLVIGVWWSFGNGNHIPSLLRGYEPVGDQDNMPMRELSESSTFP from the exons GCTGACTACTGCACAATTGCATGTCACTACACACACGACTACCGAAACCCAAGATGTGCAAGTATCCCCACCCCCGCGGTGTGCAGTGTGCCTGTCAATAAAACAAGTCCAGCCATCCCCTGCGATCCAAACTGTGGCACAG GAAGTTATTATGGACGTGGAACATGCCTGTCCAATGGGCGTTGCTTGTGTTGGTGGGGCTGGACAGGTCCTAATTCTTGCTATGTTGATGGAGGAACTTACAATAACAGAATTGTA GCAGACAGCTGTGTCAAAGCTTGCCACTATACACATGTGTACCGAAATAACAGCTGCATAACAGCTTCAACAACCTCAATGCCCACAACACGTCAGAGCACAGGAAGCCGAACCACCATGATGCTAAGCACAG CTTCTCCTAAGTGTGATTCAAAATGTGGTGGAGGCCAGGGGATATGTCAAGCAGATGGATGTTGCTTGTGTTGGTGGGGCTGGACTGGGCCACATGCACAATACATCATATTGGGTCCTAACAAGAATAGAATACTG GCCGACTACTGTAAAACTGCATGTCACTACACACGTGACTACCCAAACCCAAGATGTGCAAGTATCCCTACCCCTCATGTGTGCAGTGTGCCTATCAATAAAACAAGTCCAGCCATCCCCTGTGATCCAAACTGTGGCACAG GGAGTTACTATGGTCGTGGAACATGTATGTCCAATGGGCGTTGCCTGTGCTGGTGGGGCTGGACAGGACCTAATTCTTGCTACGTTGATGGAGGAGCTTACAACAACAGAATCATA GCTGACAGCTGTGTCAAAGCCTGCCACTACACTCGTGTATTCCGAAACTACTTGTGCGTGACATCTGCACCAACAGCAGTTCCCTCGACACAAGCACCCAGCACAGGAAGTCCAACCACCATAATGCTAAGCACAG CCTCTCCTAAGTGTGATTCAAAATGTGGTGGAGGCCAGGGGATATGTCAAGCAGATGGACGTTGCTTGTGTTGGTGGGGATGGACTGGGCCCAATGCAACATACATCGTGTCAGGTCCTAACAAGAATAGAATACTG GCCGACTACTGTAAAACTGCATGTCACTACACACATGACTACCAAAACCCTAGCTGTGCAAGTATCCCTACCCCTCAGGTGTGCAGTGTGCCTGTCAATAAAACAAGTCCAGCCATCCCCTGTGATCCAAACTGTGGCACAG GGAGTTACTATGGTCGTGGAACATGTCTGTCCAATGGACGTTGCCTGTGCTGGTGGGGCTGGACAGGACCTAATTCTTGCTACGTTGATGGAGGAACTTACAACAACAGAATCATA GCTGACAGCTGTGTCAAAGCCTGCCACTACACTCACGTATTCCGAAACTACTTGTGTGTGACATCTGCACCAACAGCAGTTCCCTCGACACAAGCACCCAGCACAGGGATTCCAACCACAGGTAATCCCTCTACAGTACAGCCAACCACGAGACATTTAACCACAGAGCAACCAATGACCTCAAACCAACCCACAGGAGTATCATCCACTGGGATCCCCACAAGTGAGCAAACGTCCACAAGCCAACCACTTACTTCAAAACCCACCACTGGTCAGCCATCCACCAGGGTGTCAACAACATGGAATCCAACTACAGAGAAAGTGACCACAGGGAGGTGGTCTTCTACAGCACAACCATCCACAGCCCAGCCGACAGCAGTGACCTCTGGTTGGCCTTCAACACGAAAGACCCCAGCACGTTCTACTACTTCTTCATCAACTACAAAACAAATGACATCAAATGTGCCAGAGACAACTGTTACAACCACCATGTCTCCAAGTACTACTGGCAAGACTACAAGTGAAAGAGTGACGACAACCACCAAAGCTGCTACAACTAAAGAGACTACAGTTTCTTCTGCTCCACTGACAACAACTACAGCTGTACCACCAACCACTGCACTAAAAACCAAAACCAGAAgggtgatctcaacaacaactATTGCAACCACAACTCAAGTAGCAACAACTGCAGGACCGACTGAACCTCCCGAGCCTACAGAACCTCCCGAGCCTACAGAACCACCTGAGCCTACAGAACCAACTGAACCCCCAGGAGGAATTCTAATAAGAGGGATGGCTCCACACCAGGATATg GTACAAaatgatgttgatgttgatgttggTGCGCTACGAGATGAAGATAAAGataatgaaaaggaaggaaagaagagtTTTAGCCCCACTGGGCTGGTGATAATCTTAGTTGTGTTGCTGCTTTGCATGCTGGGATTGGTCATTGGTGTCTGGTGGTCTTTTGGAAATGGAAACCACATTCCCAGCCTTTTGCGTGGATACGAACCAGTTGGAGACCAGGATAACATGCCAATGAGGGAATTATCAGAATCGTCCACATTTCCATAG